The window GGTAGCTGGTTAACGAGAAGGTTTGTCGGTAGCGAATGGAAAGCGCTCAAGAATGCTAGGAAGCGCGAATACCTGTTCAATTCCTACCGTGTTCTTCTGACGCGGTCGCGTCAGGGAATGGTGATTTGGGTGCCGGAGGGAAGTGCAGACGACAAGACCCGCTCACCCAAATGGTATGACGAAACTGCGGACTTCCTTCAATCCACCGGAATTCAGGTAGTCAACTAGCAATTCATGGACCCGTTTGTCCTCCGTGTCTCTGTGTCTCCGTGGTGAGAAGAAACAAAAAGGCCCCGCATTTCTGCGGGGCCTTTGGTTTTCACTGGCTACTGGCAACTAGCCACTAGCCACCGTCTTTAGTACATGCCTTCCATTCCGCCGCCGTGACCGCCGGGACCCATCGGAGCTTTCTTCTCCTCGGGGATCTCGGCAACCATCGCTTCCGTCGTCAGCATCAACGCGGCGATGGAACCCGCGTTCTGCAAAGCGGTCCGGGCGACCTTGGTGGGGTCGATGACGCCGGCCTTCACCAGGTCCTCGAACTCGCTGGTCTGGGCGTTGTAGCCGAAGTTGGGGTTGGAGTTCTCCCGAACCTTGCCCACGACGATGGCGCCCTCTTCGCCGGAGTTCTGCACGATCTGCCGCAGAGGCTCTTCGAGCGCGCGCTTCACGATGTTCGCGCCCACCCGCTCATCGTCATCCAGCTTCAGCTTGTCGACGGCCGCCACGCAGCGCAGCAGAGCCACGCCGCCGCCGGGCACGATGCCCTCTTCCACGGCAGCGCGCGTCGCGTGCATGGCGTCCTCGACCCGGGCCTTCTTCTCTTTCATTTCGGTTTCGGTCGCAGCGCCTACTTTGATCACCGCCACGCCGCCCACCAGCTTCGCCAGCCGCTCCTGCAGCTTCTCGCGGTCGTAGTCGCTGGTGGTCTTGTCGATCTGGGAGCGGATCTCCTTCACCCGGCCCTCGATCTCGCTGGACTTGCCCCGGCCCTCGACGATGGTGGTGTTGTCCTTGTCGACGGTCACCTTCTTGGCGCGGCCCAGGTCGGCCATCTGCACGTTCTCCAGCTTGATGCCCAGGTCCTCGGTGATGGCCTTGCCGCCGGTCAGCTTGGCGATGTCCTCCAGCATGGCCTTGCGGCGATCGCCGAAGCCCGGAGCCTTTACGGCCACAGCCGCCAGCGTCCCGCGCAGCTTGTTCACCACCAGGGTGGCCAGCGCTTCGCCTTCCACGTCCTCGGCCACGATCAGCAGCGGCTTGCCTGACTTTGCGATCTGCTCCAGCAGCGGCAGCAGGTCCTTCATCGACGAGATTTTCTTCTCGTGGATGAGGATGTAGCA of the Terriglobales bacterium genome contains:
- a CDS encoding DNA/RNA helicase domain-containing protein, with amino-acid sequence GSWLTRRFVGSEWKALKNARKREYLFNSYRVLLTRSRQGMVIWVPEGSADDKTRSPKWYDETADFLQSTGIQVVN
- the groL gene encoding chaperonin GroEL (60 kDa chaperone family; promotes refolding of misfolded polypeptides especially under stressful conditions; forms two stacked rings of heptamers to form a barrel-shaped 14mer; ends can be capped by GroES; misfolded proteins enter the barrel where they are refolded when GroES binds), which encodes MAKQIVHGEESRQAILRGVTTLANAVKVTLGPKGRNVILEKKFGSPTITKDGVTVAKEIELKDTLENMGAQMVREVASKTSDVAGDGTTTATVLAESIYREGAKTVAAGANPMAVKRGIERAIEAICGKLDKEGNRVNGELDKFSKPVTGEMIAQVGTISANNDETIGRIIAEAMKKVGKDGVITVEESKTMETQLEVVEGMQFDRGYLSPYFVTDPERMEAVLEDCYILIHEKKISSMKDLLPLLEQIAKSGKPLLIVAEDVEGEALATLVVNKLRGTLAAVAVKAPGFGDRRKAMLEDIAKLTGGKAITEDLGIKLENVQMADLGRAKKVTVDKDNTTIVEGRGKSSEIEGRVKEIRSQIDKTTSDYDREKLQERLAKLVGGVAVIKVGAATETEMKEKKARVEDAMHATRAAVEEGIVPGGGVALLRCVAAVDKLKLDDDERVGANIVKRALEEPLRQIVQNSGEEGAIVVGKVRENSNPNFGYNAQTSEFEDLVKAGVIDPTKVARTALQNAGSIAALMLTTEAMVAEIPEEKKAPMGPGGHGGGMEGMY